Part of the Spirochaetia bacterium 38H-sp genome, AATCCATACAACACATACAATAATAAAAAATACCGAACGGAGTGCCTGTGCCAATAAAGCAAAATAAATCAAGAAAAGCTCAGGCACTCCTGCCTCCGGCAGATATACAGCTGATGTCAGCAAACACTTCACAAGCTTCTGCCAGAGGCAGCAGAGGGACGCATATTTTATGCGTCCCTCTGCGTTCGGTAAAAAAAACATTTATCCTTTAAAATCAGTTATATATGTAATCTCCAATTGTTTCCGCTTTTTCCTTGAGCTTTTTTATTGCCCTAAGCTCTATCTGTCTTACCGTCTCAGGAGAAATTCCCAAGTCAAGGCTTATACCTTTTAACGTTTCCCTAGGACCTCCGTCAAGCGAATACCTGTGAATCAAAACCTTTTGTTCTCTCTCATCAAGAGACTCTTTTATCAGATTGATAGTATCTTCTTTAAAAGCCTTTTTGCATATTTCTTCCTCAGGAGAATCTCCTCCGACACAAATATCCATAAGCACTCCATTGGAGTCGGAAAGCTCAGAATCCAGAGAAGCCATCTCCTGCCCCAGCGACAAGAGCTCAGCAACCTCAAAAGGGTCCATATCCATTCTTTCTGCGATTTCCTCGCAAGTAGGTTCTCTCATAATCCTTTGCCTTAACTCCATTCTTATAGTTTTAATACGCCTTATGGTATCTTCTTTTCTGTTGGGAAGCCGTATGGTTCTTTTTTTGTTCATTAGTGCCCTGTTTATGGACTGGCGTATCCACCAGGCAGCATAAGTGGAAAAACGCACATTTCTTCTGTAGTCAAACTTCTCCGCTGCCCTCATGAGTCCGATATTGCCTTCCTGTATAAGATCCATAACAGGCAAGCCGTGTCCGGTATAATGAAGTGCAATTTTCACAACCAATCTCAGGTTGGAAGTTATAAGTTTTTCTCTGGCATTTTTATCTCCCTTTCTTATAAGACGTGACAGTTCCTTTTCTTCCGCTGCTGACAGGAGAGGCGTTTTCTTTATCTCTCTAAGATAAGCAGAAAGTGTTTCTTCTATTGCAGAATTATTCTTTTTCTCTTTTGCATCCATAACACGCTCCTTGCCTATTAACAAGCAAGAAGCATGCCAACAATAAAAACATTTTCCAAAGATATAACTTATTTGCATATAAAAAAATAGACAACAACAATTCTCTAGGCCAAATTGTTTTTTTTTAAGAATAAAAACTGTATACTTTTTAATACAGGTTTTCCGGCAAAATATAGTAAATTTTTATAGTAAAGCAATAAAAAAGGCAGCCGGATAAGATGGCTGCCACAATATCTATAGAGTTATCTATTTATATTCTTGAAAGTTGCTTGTAAAGCATATCAGCAAGCCCCAAGCTGGAGGTTTTTGCCATTTTTCTTGCGTATTCATCATAAAGCATGTCTTCAAAAACATCCTCAGCCATGTTTCTTTCTATAAGATTACTTCTGTGGACTGTTTTTCTCATTTGATCAAGCATTTTCTTTATAAAAATAGCCTCAAACTCCTGTGTAGCCTCTTTTAATCTTGCTTTATCAGCTTCTTTGGGATTAAGGTTGGGTATATTGGTGTCTGTTATTTTATACAGGTCTGTAAGCTGAATCACGATTTACTCCTATCTCTTGAGGTTTACTGCTGTAGAAAGCATGGAATCCGATGTCTGTACTGCTTTTGAGTTGAGCTCATAGGCTCTCTGTGCGACTATCATTTCTACCATCTCATTTACAACAGAGACATTGGACATCTCCAAAAACTTATGCATAACCTTGCCCATACCATCAAAACCAGGTCTGCCTCCTACAGGGTCTCCTGATGCATTGGTAACCTTGTACATGTTATCACCTATAGCCTGCAGTCCAGATGGGTTTACAAATCTATACAGTTGTATTTGAGCCACATCGATAGGATCATCCTGTCCGGGAACTTTTACAGTAACTCTTCCATCCTGAGATACAGAGAGAGTATCGGGAATAAACCCCTCCGGAAGGGTTATATCAGGCATAACCCTATAACCGTTAGAGGTTACAAACTGTCCATTGCTGTCTATCTTAAAGGAACCGTCTCTAGTATAGGCATAACTTCCATCATAAAGCATAACACGGAAAAAACCGTCTCCCTGTATAGCTATATCACTTATATTGCCTGTATTTTGCAATGCCCCCTGGGTAAACTGCTTTGCACTTGCAGCTACCCTGACACCATGTCCTACTTGCGTAGGAGTAGGAACAACAGTTACCTCTGTTGCAGGTGTTCCCGCCATTCTTACGGTCTGATATATCAAATCCTCAAAATCCACTCTGTTTTTCTTAAAGCCAGTCGTGTTTACGTTGGAAAGGTTGTTTGCAACAGTATCAATGTGGTATTGTTGTCCCACCATTCCGGATGCTGCTGTCCATAAAGATCTCATCATAAACTATACCTCCTACACTCTGAGTGCTTCGTTAATCAGTCTACCAAGAAGGCTGTCCTGGGTCTCTATTGTCTTCTGGTTTGCTTCATAAGCTCTGTTTACTTCTATCATCTGCACCATCTCTGTGACAGGATTGACATTGGATGCCTCAAGAAAGCCTTGTCGTATCTTAGGTCTTCCTTCTTCCATAAGCTGAGCATCACCGCTTTCTGTTGTTGTTTTCCATAGAGAATCACCCTGTTTTGCAAGGTATCTTGGTCGCTTTACTTTTACTATCTTTAACCTATCCAGAAGCTCTGTCTGATCCCATTCGTTTTCTTCCATAGATACCAATCTGTTGGGGTCAGAAAACTTTGTATTTACAAATATTCTGCCGTCCTCGTCGACCATAAAATTGTTTGCTTTTATTTTTATAAAACCATTCTCCCCCATAACAGGATATCCTTCTTTTGTTACCAGCATACCCTCAGGTCCCAGTATGAAAGAACCGTTTCTGGTGTATCTCTCTCCATATGGGGTCATGACAGTAAAAAAGCCCTGTCCGTCAAGCGCAAAATTAAATGGGTCCTGTGTTTCCTTGAGCGGCCCCTGCTCAAAAACTGTGTACACCTCATTGGTTTCCACACCGGTACCCAGCTTTCCTACCACAGGAGTGTTATCAACAGAGCCCATGGGAAACTTATAGTATTTATCTCCCATTCTCCTTATCAGGAGCTCAGGGAAAGCCTTGAAAACAGCTGTATCTCTTTTGTATCCCGTAAGATCAACATTAGCAAGATTGTTAGCTATGGCATCCATCTTGTTAAGCTGGCTTGCCATACCGCTTGCACCTATATAATACCCTCTAATCATACGTTTTTATTATCGTCGCAATAGATGAGAGGTTGATTGTTATTTTTTGTATTATGAGGGTTTTGTTTTTTTTATACGTATTGATTTTGAGACTTTTTTTGAATATACTGCTCTTACTCGCCAGAATAGCTCAGCGGTAGAGCAACGCTCTCGTAAAGCGTGGGTCGTGGGTTCAAGTCCCACTTCTGGCTTAGTATAAAAGGCCAGGTAGCATATAAAGACCTGGTCTTTTTTTATTTGGCACGGATAAAATGCACAATAAGAGCTATCCCTAAAACTCCGGTTACAGTAAGACCTATGATTCCAAGAAGAGAGACTCCGTTTATTAAAGGAGGAATCTTAGACTGTATGATTATTGACGAGCCTATTATAGCAGCAGAAATTATCAAGCTCAGAGAAAAACGTGTCGTGGATTGGTCAATCTTATGAGAAAGAGTTTTGAGGTCAGTATCGCTTAGGTCAACTTCTATCTTGCCTTTTTTAAGACGCTCTAGAAGCTGAGGTAGCTCAAATCCGCTACGGTTAAAGACATCTACAGCCTCGGAGATGATAAAGGGTATGTTCTTTACTGCAGATGCAGGTCTCAGATTATATTTTATAAAATCCTCAACATGAGGCCGCATATAATCTATCAAGACAAAATCAGGATCAAGTTTTCTTCCCAAGGACTCTAGAGTGATAAGTGTCTTTATAAGCATATAGAGAGAAGGAGGAAATAGAAGATTATTATTTATTATTATGTTTAAGAATCGCTGCATTATATCTCTGACATTTAGCTCTCTAAGAGGGAGCTGAGCATATTCCTCTATGAGGTCATACATCTCTGCTTGTATTTTTTCTCTGTTCTTTATATCCACCGTTGAAGCAAGAGA contains:
- a CDS encoding rod-binding protein — protein: MIQLTDLYKITDTNIPNLNPKEADKARLKEATQEFEAIFIKKMLDQMRKTVHRSNLIERNMAEDVFEDMLYDEYARKMAKTSSLGLADMLYKQLSRI
- a CDS encoding flagellar hook-basal body protein, with translation MIRGYYIGASGMASQLNKMDAIANNLANVDLTGYKRDTAVFKAFPELLIRRMGDKYYKFPMGSVDNTPVVGKLGTGVETNEVYTVFEQGPLKETQDPFNFALDGQGFFTVMTPYGERYTRNGSFILGPEGMLVTKEGYPVMGENGFIKIKANNFMVDEDGRIFVNTKFSDPNRLVSMEENEWDQTELLDRLKIVKVKRPRYLAKQGDSLWKTTTESGDAQLMEEGRPKIRQGFLEASNVNPVTEMVQMIEVNRAYEANQKTIETQDSLLGRLINEALRV
- the flgG gene encoding flagellar basal-body rod protein FlgG, whose amino-acid sequence is MMRSLWTAASGMVGQQYHIDTVANNLSNVNTTGFKKNRVDFEDLIYQTVRMAGTPATEVTVVPTPTQVGHGVRVAASAKQFTQGALQNTGNISDIAIQGDGFFRVMLYDGSYAYTRDGSFKIDSNGQFVTSNGYRVMPDITLPEGFIPDTLSVSQDGRVTVKVPGQDDPIDVAQIQLYRFVNPSGLQAIGDNMYKVTNASGDPVGGRPGFDGMGKVMHKFLEMSNVSVVNEMVEMIVAQRAYELNSKAVQTSDSMLSTAVNLKR
- a CDS encoding RNA polymerase sigma factor RpoD/SigA — encoded protein: MDAKEKKNNSAIEETLSAYLREIKKTPLLSAAEEKELSRLIRKGDKNAREKLITSNLRLVVKIALHYTGHGLPVMDLIQEGNIGLMRAAEKFDYRRNVRFSTYAAWWIRQSINRALMNKKRTIRLPNRKEDTIRRIKTIRMELRQRIMREPTCEEIAERMDMDPFEVAELLSLGQEMASLDSELSDSNGVLMDICVGGDSPEEEICKKAFKEDTINLIKESLDEREQKVLIHRYSLDGGPRETLKGISLDLGISPETVRQIELRAIKKLKEKAETIGDYIYN